A segment of the Hyla sarda isolate aHylSar1 unplaced genomic scaffold, aHylSar1.hap1 scaffold_1666, whole genome shotgun sequence genome:
cacaagacgcatctcatggtggagaaaagtcacacaaaacacatctcatggtggaggagaaaagtcacacaagacgcatctaatggtggagaaaagtcacacaagacacatctcatggtggagaaaagtcacacaagacacatctcatggtggaggagaaaagtcacacaagacacatctcatggtggaggagaaaagtcacacaagacacatctcatggtggagaaaagtcacacaagacatctcatggtggagaaaagtcacacaagaggcatctcatgggggagaaaagtcacacaagacacatctcatggtggaggagaaaagtcacacacgacacatctcatggtggaggagaaaagtcacacaagacatctcatggtggaggagaaaagtcacacaagacacatctcatggtggggaaaagtcacacaagacacatctcatggtggagaaaagtcacacaagacgcatctcatgggggagaaaagtcacacaagacgcatctcatggtggagaaaagtcacacaagacacatctcatgggggagaaaagtcacacaagacacatctcatggtggagaaaagtcacacaagacacatctcatggtggagaaaagtcaaacaagacgcatctcatggtggaggagaaaagtcacacaagacacatctcatggtggagaaaagtcacaagacacatctcatggtggaggagaaaagtcacacaagacacatctcatggaggagaaaagtcacacaagacacatctcatggaggagaaaagtcacacaagacgcaTCTCTtggtggaggagaaaagtcacacaagacgcatctcatggtggaggagaaaagtcacacaagacatctcatggaggagaaaagtcacacaagacgaatctcatggaggaggagaaaagtcacacaagacacatctcgtggtggaggagaaaagtcacacaagacacatctcatggaggagaaaagtcacacaagaagcatctcatggtggaggagaaaattcacacatgacatctcatggtggaggagaaaagtcacacaagacgcgtctcatggtggaggagaaaagtcacacaagatgcatctcatggtggagaaaagtcacactagacgcatctcatggtggaggagaaaagtcacataagacgcatctcatggtggaggagaaaagtcacacaagatgcatctcatggtggaggagaaaagtcacacaagatgcatctcatggtggagaaaagtcacacaagacgcatctcatggtggaggagaaaagtcacacaagactcatctcatggtggaggagaaaagtcacacaagacgcatctcatggtggaggagaaaagtcacacaagacgcatctcatggtggaggagaaaagtcacataaGACGCATCTCAtgctggaggagaaaagtcacacaagatgcATCTCATGGTGGAGGAGAAATGTCACACAAGATGCATCTCatggtggaggagaaaagtcacacaagatgcatctcatggtggaggagaaaagtcacacaagacacatctcatggtggagaaaagtcacacaagacatctcatggtggggaaaagtcacacaagacatctcatggaggagaaaagtcacacaagacacatctcatggtggaggagaaaagtcacacaagacatctcatggaggagaaaagtcacacaagacatctcatggtggaggagaaaagtcacacaagacatctcatggtggtggagaaaagtcacacaagacatctcatggtggggagtagtcacacaagacacatctcatggtggggaaaagtcacacaagacgcatctaatggtggagaaaagtcacacaagacacatctcatggtggagaaaagtcacacaagacacatctcatggtggaggagaaaagtcacacaagacacatctcatggtggaggagaaaagtcacagaagacacatctcatggtggggaaaagtcacacaagacacatctcatggtggagaaaagtcacacaagacgcatctcatgggggagaaaagtcacacaagacacatctcatggaggagaaaagtcacacaagacacatctcatgggggagaaaagtcacacaagacacatctcatggtggaggagaaaagtcacacaagacacatctcatgatggagaacagtcacacaagacacatctcatggtggagaaaagtcacacaagacacatctcatggtggaggagaaaagtcacacaagacacatctcatggaggagaaaagtcacacaagacatctcatggaggagaaaagtcacataagacgcatctcatggaggagaaaagtcacacaagatgcatctcatggaggagaaaagtcacacaagacacatctcatggtggagaaaagtcacacaagacacatctcatggtggagaaaagtcacacaagacacatctcatggaggagaaaagtcacacaagacgcatctcatggaggagaaaagtcacacaagacgcatctcatggaggagaaaagtcacacaagacgcatctcatggaggagaaaagtcacacaagacacatctcatggtggaggagaaaagtcacacaagacacatctcatggtggaggagaaaagtcacacaagacacatctcatggaggagaaaagtcacacaagacacatctcatggaggagaaaagtcacacaagacgcatctcatggaggagaaaagtcacacaagacgcatctcatggaggagaaaagtcacacaa
Coding sequences within it:
- the LOC130311752 gene encoding uncharacterized protein LOC130311752 isoform X1 translates to MGEKSHTRRISWWRKVTQDASHGGEKSHKTHLMVEKSHTRHISWGRKVTQDASHGGEKSHKTHLMVEKSHTRHISWGRKVTQDTFHGGEKSHKTHLMVVEKSHTRHLMVGRSHTRHISWWGKVTQDTSHGGEKSHKTHLMGEKSHTRHISWWGKVTQDTSHGGGEKSHKTSHGGEKSHKTHLMVGKSHTRHISWWRKVTQDTSHGGGEKSHKTHLMVEKSHTRHISWWRRKVTQDTSHGGGEKSHKTHLMVEKSHTRRISWWRRKVTQDTSHGGEKSLKTHLMVEEKSHTRRISWWRKVTQDASHGGGEKSHKTHLMEEKSHTRRISWWRRKVTQDASHGGGEKSHKTHLMVEKSHTKHISWWRRKVTQDASNGGEKSHKTHLMVEKSHTRHISWWRRKVTQDTSHGGGEKSHKTHLMVEKSHTRHLMVEKSHTRGISWGRKVTQDTSHGGGEKSHTTHLMVEEKSHTRHLMVEEKSHTRHISWWGKVTQDTSHGGEKSHKTHLMGEKSHTRRISWWRKVTQDTSHGGEKSHKTHLMVEKSHTRHISWWRKVKQDASHGGGEKSHKTHLMVEKSHKTHLMVEEKSHTRHISWRRKVTQDTSHGGEKSHKTHLLVEEKSHTRRISWWRRKVTQDISWRRKVTQDESHGGGEKSHKTHLVVEEKSHTRHISWRRKVTQEASHGGGENSHMTSHGGGEKSHKTRLMVEEKSHTRCISWWRKVTLDASHGGGEKSHKTHLMVEEKSHTRCISWWRRKVTQDASHGGEKSHKTHLMVEEKSHTRLISWWRRKVTQDASHGGGEKSHKTHLMVEEKSHIRRISCWRRKVTQDASHGGGEMSHKMHLMVEEKSHTRCISWWRRKVTQDTSHGGEKSHKTSHGGEKSHKTSHGGEKSHKTHLMVEEKSHTRHLMEEKSHTRHLMVEEKSHTRHLMVVEKSHTRHLMVGSSHTRHISWWGKVTQDASNGGEKSHKTHLMVEKSHTRHISWWRRKVTEDTSHGGEKSHKTHLMVEKSHTRRISWGRKVTQDTSHGGEKSHKTHLMGEKSHTRHISWWRRKVTQDTSHDGEQSHKTHLMVEKSHTRHISWWRRKVTQDTSHGGEKSHKTSHGGEKSHKTHLMEEKSHTRCISWRRKVTQDTSHGGEKSHKTHLMVEKSHTRHISWRRKVTQDASHGGEKSHKTHLMEEKSHTRRISWRRKVTQDTSHGGGEKSHKTHLMVEEKSHTRHISWRRKVTQDTSHGGEKSHKTHLMEEKSHTRRISWRRKVTQDTSHGGEKSHKTHLMVEEKSHTRHISWWRKVTQDASHGGEKSHKTHLMGEISHTRHISWWRKVTQDASHGGEKSHKTHLMEEKSHTRRISWWRKVTQDASHGGGEKSHKTHLMVEEKSHTRRISWWRKVTQDTSHGGEKSHKTHLMEQKSHTRHISWGRKVTQDTSHGGEKSHKTHLMEEKSHTRHISWWRRKVTQDTSHGGEKSHKTHLMEEKSHTRHISWWRKVTQDTSHGGEKSHKTHLMVEKSHTRHISWGRKVTQDASHGGEKSHKTHLMGEKSHTRHISSLLCIYIYRSPLLCIYIYRSPLYIYRSPLYIYIYI
- the LOC130311752 gene encoding uncharacterized protein LOC130311752 isoform X2, with the translated sequence MGEKSHTRRISWWRKVTQDASHGGEKSHKTHLMVEKSHTRHISWGRKVTQDASHGGEKSHKTHLMVEKSHTRHISWGRKVTQDTFHGGEKSHKTHLMVVEKSHTRHLMVGRSHTRHISWWGKVTQDTSHGGEKSHKTHLMGEKSHTRHISWWGKVTQDTSHGGGEKSHKTSHGGEKSHKTHLMVGKSHTRHISWWRKVTQDTSHGGGEKSHKTHLMVEKSHTRHISWWRRKVTQDTSHGGGEKSHKTHLMVEKSHTRRISWWRRKVTQDTSHGGEKSLKTHLMVEEKSHTRRISWWRKVTQDASHGGGEKSHKTHLMEEKSHTRRISWWRRKVTQDASHGGGEKSHKTHLMVEKSHTKHISWWRRKVTQDASNGGEKSHKTHLMVEKSHTRHISWWRRKVTQDTSHGGGEKSHKTHLMVEKSHTRHLMVEKSHTRGISWGRKVTQDTSHGGGEKSHTTHLMVEEKSHTRHLMVEEKSHTRHISWWGKVTQDTSHGGEKSHKTHLMGEKSHTRRISWWRKVTQDTSHGGEKSHKTHLMVEKSHTRHISWWRKVKQDASHGGGEKSHKTHLMVEKSHKTHLMVEEKSHTRHISWRRKVTQDTSHGGEKSHKTHLLVEEKSHTRRISWWRRKVTQDISWRRKVTQDESHGGGEKSHKTHLVVEEKSHTRHISWRRKVTQEASHGGGENSHMTSHGGGEKSHKTRLMVEEKSHTRCISWWRKVTLDASHGGGEKSHKTHLMVEEKSHTRCISWWRRKVTQDASHGGEKSHKTHLMVEEKSHTRLISWWRRKVTQDASHGGGEKSHKTHLMVEEKSHIRRISCWRRKVTQDASHGGGEMSHKMHLMVEEKSHTRCISWWRRKVTQDTSHGGEKSHKTSHGGEKSHKTSHGGEKSHKTHLMVEEKSHTRHLMEEKSHTRHLMVEEKSHTRHLMVVEKSHTRHLMVGSSHTRHISWWGKVTQDASNGGEKSHKTHLMVEKSHTRHISWWRRKVTEDTSHGGEKSHKTHLMVEKSHTRRISWGRKVTQDTSHGGEKSHKTHLMGEKSHTRHISWWRRKVTQDTSHDGEQSHKTHLMVEKSHTRHISWWRRKVTQDTSHGGEKSHKTSHGGEKSHKTHLMEEKSHTRCISWRRKVTQDTSHGGEKSHKTHLMVEKSHTRHISWRRKVTQDASHGGEKSHKTHLMEEKSHTRRISWRRKVTQDTSHGGGEKSHKTHLMVEEKSHTRHISWRRKVTQDTSHGGEKSHKTHLMEEKSHTRRISWRRKVTQDTSHGGEKSHKTHLMVEEKSHTRHISWWRKVTQDASHGGEKSHKTHLMGEISHTRHISWWRKVTQDASHGGEKSHKTHLMEEKSHTRRISWWRKVTQDASHGGGEKSHKTHLMVEEKSHTRRISWWRKVTQDTSHGGEKSHKTHLMEQKSHTRHISWGRKVTQDTSHGGEKSHKTHLMEEKSHTRHISWWRRKVTQDTSHGGEKSHKTHLMEEKSHTRHISWWRKVTQDTSHGGEKSHKTHLMVEKSHTRHISWGRKVTQDASHGGEKSHKTHLMGEKSHTRHISSLLCIYIYRSPLYIYRSPLYIYIYI